The DNA window AAAATTGGTTGTTGACTTAGTAAAGACTAAAGATTATTTTGAACAATATTGGCAAATTAACAAtcgaacaaaaaaagaaaattaataatgtGGTAAACTAGTAGCTAGGAGCTTACGCCTCTAACTAGTAGGAGCTTAACTCCTCTATATAAAACTCAAATAAAGAGGTTTTATATCAATTACTTATTACTAGTTACTAGAAGATAGCCTCTCTATAAATTCTAACTCAATTAAAGATGTTTTGTACCTAACAATAAAAGTGTAACAACTAAAGTCCATCGACGCATCGACCGGAATCTCCAATATACACATATTCTAAGTTGAAATAAAGAATCACCAATAAATAATGTGAAAATGAGACACCTAAGCAAAGATTTGAAGAAACAAGATTAAAGTGtaacttttgaatttttatgtcaaaattaaataagtaatAAACAAAATAGTAGTCGTGCTTACTTCTGATCACGATGCATGTATTTGGCTGCCGACAAAAAATGGTGGGTACCAATTAAATGAAATGAgtagaaatttttaaaaaactaaCAATCAAAAGAGTCAGAATTTGGTTTCATATTTGGCTGCTTGAGTTAGGCCTGTCTTAGTCTGGACAGTGCTGGCTCGGGCCGGGCCGTTTCAGTTGACCAAGCCCATGAAATCGGCTCCCTTGTTGCAACTTGCCACTCAATTTACTATTTTTGTCAACTCGATTTTAGAGGTTGACTTTATATTTTAAATCTTAAATaagtcttttttttaaataaagtcaACTTAAAGTGGGGGTTGACAATGGAAGTAAAGGCTTAATTAGGACGAATTATTCATCACGAATTAACGGGAAAATTGTATTGtgcattttttctttttttttttccatagAACTTGCTACTAGCCAATTTCTTTGGCGTGAgcatttttatttgtaaaaaagCAAAATTGTTAGAATTAATTTATACATGTATAATAAATCAAGAAATTATTGTGATTCATTTATTTGTTCAATAATACGTCATAACATTAAGCATTGTACTAATTTGTACGTTTCGAAGTAAATTTTCGTACTTAAAATACATTGTTAGCTATTTTAAAAAGTCGTGAGCTATTTTTAATTAACTCAAATAAAAGTCAGGTCAACTCAAAGATAGTTAGGTTTGGGTTTTTCTAACAACTTATTTTTTAGCCCGATATCGAGATTACTATAACTTCCCATAATTTATAAACAAGTCccttttttttgcattttcattttatattacAATTATTCCCTCTTTATTTTTAGTAACTAATTCACGGTAAGCGTAGCCAGGATTTCATTTGAAGAGAggcaaaaaataatactccagtAAATAGAAAAATTTGTGTATGAGAAGGGGCATTTAGTTTTGTTGAAGTATATAATTGAAATTacacatataaatatatgagGAAAAAATGGTAAGATAGACTATGTAAGATAAGTTAATGAGTTTAGACTAGTTTTACAAAAAAATGGACAAAATTAAGGTTGCAAAGTTGAAATTGTGCTTTAGAATCAAAGTAAGCGCCGGTGGCCATAAACATGAGTTATGTTACGTGGAATCTTTGTTTCTTTGTGACTGTTTCTATTCTTTTCTTGTTTTGAATCTTTGATTCTTTGTTTCTTTACGTAGAAGAAGTGTCGAAAAACACATGAGATCATCTAGAATTATTAATGATTTGCCTCCTCTTTCAATGATGTAGCCACTGTCTTGATCACAATATTCAATACAGTAGACTATTGGGTTCTAAAATACGACCAAAACGTGAAACTAGATCTATACATTCATAGTAATATttacgaatttaattaattttgattttaattcgTTATTAATTGGATAAAGAACATATGTGTCACTCTTCCATTAATAGTTATTGAAGTGACGTCATGAGTGACGATAGTCTAGAAGAACAATTTCTAAAAGATATTGTGATTGTAGACCGTTTGATTCTTTTATTGCAACTTTATTTATTAGTAACTATTtaggtttttattttattctgatAGACTTTAGATAATACAAATGTAAAATAATTACCATCGCCCGCAATTAATTCCGTATTTGCAGTTGTtcaatttatcatatttttaaCATATCATGTAATATCAACAAAATCGTGTCACCTTTATATTCGAGCTATGTTCGTATTGATTTCATACTGAAGTCTAGTCACCATTCATCGTCACATACCTACATATCTTACTCTATATTGCCATTTGTAAAAGAATTCGCAACATATTCaaaattgtgaaattaaaaaatcagAACTCACCTAATGAATAAAACAATAATCATTTGCCTACTGCACacctttaaaaaaatgaaaaaaaaaatcgttgAAGAAACACCAGAATAACTAGTAACACAGAAAACATCACTGGGATTAATAAGCAGCAGCCCCTTTTTCGTAACAAAATCGGTCATTGGTGCAATGGAGTCGTTTCGTGCATCTTTTCTTCACACAAGCATACCTTTATTCATCCAAGTAGAACAGTATCCGCAACCAAAATTTTTACAACGACATCCGTACATGGCAACATGCTGCACAGTAGATTTAGTCATTTAGCGACTTTGAAAATACGAGTGTGCCAGCGAAAAGCACTTCTCCTTCTGCTTCTTGTATTCGTTGTAGCATAGGAAGAAGTAACTCAGATAGTCAAAATCGATAGGAGACATTTTTGCCTGTCAGAAACAAGGCGAAATTGTCATACCAATTACTGTACTCATTCGAATTGATAAGTGCATATGAGAATTATCAGTACCTGGATTAAAGCCCACAGTGCCCAGTATAGGTGTGAAGCTAGCATGTAAAGATTTGTTTCTGCGTAAAGAGCAGAAATCGCCTCCTTGGACACCTGAAGCTTTTTCGCCATATTTTGCTATTAGATTATGAACTTGGGAAGTCATGCATAAGTCATCATGCTCATATTGAGCTCATTGTCCCAATAAGCAAGGTTGAATAAGTACAATTCACGTGCAAATTCACTCAAGATGATATGTTCATTCCCAAGAAGGCAGagagaaaaatatataaaaataaactgGAGATCATTCAAGTCTCATGACGTTCTTGTTCTACATGGTATGAATACAATGTATTACAAGTTTTCATGTACCTCATGTGGTCTATCAGGGCTTAGATAGTTCCTGAAGAAGAAGAATTGTTCGTCTTGCCTTGGGTATCTGagacaaaaaaaatttcaacagtAAAACTTTGTATCTTTATCAGCCTAAAAAGAGAAAAGTGACTCTTAGGCCTTATCTTGTTGTTTAGTGAGGACAGAACATACAAATTGTAATCACAGTCGTAGCCAGCATATTCATTGAAGTGATTTCCAATGTCAAAGCCTCTGTAATTGTATGATCCATACTCAAAGTCGATGAAGTAGAGTTTACCTGAAAATTTTCAAGGATACATGGGAGGTCAAGAAGAAATAATGCCAAGGGATATGATAAAAGTAGCTGATAATAGCTTACATACTGTCCAAGAAATTTCCTCAAAAAAAAAGTCCAGGAAAGAGTTTTCATTTCCTGGAGTTTTCACAGCTTCACTGAGAAATGAATTACCATATGGTAGCAAAAATTcccagttttattttatttttcaatctcGAGATCTTTATGCACCATTAATGTATATAAACAAAACCTATGACTTGACAAGCACAAATGACTTAAGGTTGTACAAATCATTCTTGTATTTTTTGCACCACAGTACTCACCTATGTTTAAATAGAGAAGGATAATCTAAAACACTGCCCAAAGATTTTCAAAACATACCCATATACAGAAATCTAGCTAGCAAGCAAGCAAGAGAGAGACTAATTCATATAGAAATTTATGCATTGTATGTTACCGTCATTGTCATTAAGCATCAGATTCCCAGAAAGCAGATCATTGTGACAATATACGACGGGAGCATCAAAACGATCTGTCATTTCCTGTACGAAAAACATATTAAGTTTATGAATAAAATAGTGTTTTTGACCAAAGTGAAATTTAAACCAAGAACAAGACACCTTCCTTGCATTTGGCTACTACtgatttggaaaataaaaaatggagaTATCACTAGCAAACAACACTTCATCACATTCGGTTTATTCTTCTATTCACAACGATGCAAAAGAAATTCCAGAGTTACCAAACAAATAAAGTTACAAAACTATTTGGAACATAActgaattttataataaaagaaaGACAGTAGACATACATAGCACATCTTTGATCTTACAAAACTATATGGAAGATAAActgaattttcaaataaaaagaagaCAACAGATATACAAAGTATACCTTGTTATTCAATTACAAGGCTTCAAGCAATAAACTTTGAAATGAAATCAAGTAGCTGCTTTCTCTGTTTTAAAAGTAAGTAATACTATGAAAATACCAGGACTTTTAAGATACTTTTAGATTCTAACAAGATGAGCTTAAGATAGCATCTATCATGATTTTTTCGAAAGACCACCTTGAGGCCATTGATTTCTTGATTAATTTCTTCAAACGAAACCATCTCATACTTCTTTTGCTTCTCGCTCTCATCAAACTTGAGGGTCAATGCTGCATGCACGatgatgaaaataaaaaaaggtgaAGCCAAACAAACAGTCAAGACGAAACTAGAATCAGGCTATAGGTGTCAAAAGTAACAAATCAAGCGTACCAAATCAAGCATGattagaggagaatatatttgatTGATATGAAATAAATGTGTAATACATAGTCTAGAATTAGATTGATCTATTACCTTATTTACATTGTACAATCTCCCTATAAATTGGGGAGAGAACCGAGAGCTAATCAATGAAGATATACAATTCTCTTCTCTCAAAAGCTTCTAATATGCATCGCCTTTTCAagtctctcgattaccatcgttaagatggtatcagagcaggttcggGACTCATAACAGATTCATCATTGTCCTGGGCATACCTTTCCCGATCCTTCCCAAAACCACCAAgatgtcaaaatttgacaaAACCATAACCAAACCCATAAAAAACATCCAACTATCCAATATGACttcaaacacatatcttgctgCACAATTTGCAGAATTTGTGAAATGGCAGAGGGCAAGGCAAACCCGGAGTGGAGGCCGAAACGACGGAGGCCGAGGAGGCGGGAGAGCCACAGCGGCCGCCGCACATCACCACTCCACCAACACCGATCCTCCGGCGGGCGGCAGCAGTGGCGGCGCTAACGAAAATGGCAGCCATGGATCCTTGTTAATCCAGCCATGGCAGCAACGTGAAGCTCGTCGGAGGCGGCGCTGCAGTGGGAGCAGCGTCTGCAATGCCGGAGGTCTTCGTTGCTGGACAGCAGTTGCTGCTGACGGAGACAGCAGCCGTGGATCCATGTCGATCCAGCAACGGCAGCGATATCTTCAGGAAGTCAGCGTTAGAGACCACTCCGATCCAGTGGGAGCGACTGCCGGAGGGCGCGCGATTGAGGGCAGTAGCGACGGCGCTGGTAGCGGCGGCGAAGGGGCACACAGCGAAGGGGCAGCTCCGATCGAGGGCACCATGGCAGAATTGAGGGAGGCGGCTAAGGAAAATCCCAAATTGACTAAATCCCAGATACTCCAAATTAAACCCCACCCAAAAGTTATCTATCCAATTACACCCCTAAAGTCCCGAAAATCTCAGTTTCACCCCCACcgaaagaaaaacacaaaaaacaccCCCAAACTTCCGAAAAAAATCCAAACTGACCCCCCACTTGCAAAAACTTTGCAAATTGCACCCCAACTTTCCGAACAAGTCAACTATCAGCCAACCATATCCTGCCGGAACTCCTTTGACGCCTTAGCCTGTTCTTCTACATCTGTTTTCGGCCCAAAAGACCCTCAATGGATTTTCGACTGTGGGGCAACAGACACGATATCATTTGAAGCCTCAGATTTTGTGTCCATATCCAAATCAAAAAAATCCTATGTCCAAACTGCTAGTGGGGACCTAGCACAAGTTATGGGGGCAGGCACAATCAATATCTCGCCGACTCTATGCCTCTCTAATTGTCTTTTTGTTCCGTCTTTATCACACAAACTGTTATCAATAAGTCACGTGACTAGAGAACTGAACTGCAAATTACTGATGCAACCCCGCTTCTGCATgctacaggatatcaagacggggacgatagttgggcgtggcactgagcgagacggactgtactatgtggacgagatagcccaacagagtgctgCAATGATGCTGACTCCCGGACCGACAGACagacagacaggcttggctttggcaccgtCGGTTAGGTCACCCATCTTTGGGATACTTTCGTCTTCTTTTTCCTGAATTAGCTAAATCCTTGAAGTCCTTTCATTGTGATACTTGTGTGTTGGCTAAGAACCATAGACATTCATTCAAATTGAACAATACGAGAGTAAAATCTCCTTTTGCTTTAATACATTCGGATGTTTGGGGTCCCGCTCCTATCCCGGGGGGACAAGGTTTTCGGTATTTTGTGCTCTTTGTTGATGACTACTCCCGCATGACCTggatttatttcttaaaaaataaacatgacGTGTTTGATAAGTTTGTAGACTTCTATAACCTTATTCAAACCCAATATAAACACACCATCCAGATccttagatccgataatggggggGAATTTGTCAATCATAAAATGCAAGAATTTTTTAGGAATACAGGGCTAGTCCACCAAACCTCATGCGCTTAcactccagaacaaaatggggttgcggAACGGAAAAACCGTTACATCTTAGAAATCACACGAGCTCTTTTAATTGAGTCCAAAATACCAAAATCCTTCTGGCCCGAAGCTGTCGCCACTGCCGTATACCTCATAAACCGTCTTCCAACCGGAATACTCAACTTTAAAACGCCCCTCGATACCCTTTCCCAACATTTTGAAATCCCATCATCCCTATCTCTTGAACCTAGAGTGTTCGGGTGCTCGGTCTTTGTTCATATTCCCAAGCAAGACCGTTCCAAATTCGACCCTTGTGCCCTTAAATGTGTATTCCTTGGCTACGGTAAAAATCAGAAAGGCTATAGATGCTATGACCCAAAAACCCGTAGGATACACACCACCATGAATTGCGATTTTGTGGAAGGGGAATATTTCTACACCCAATCtagcagtcagggggagacacaACCTTCAGACCATAGTCCTCACAACGACCTCCTAGATTGGCTGCCAAGTATCCAAAATAACCAGTTAGGGGGAGAGCCTCAGACAAAGGAACCACAGATAGGGGGAGAACCTCAGACGAGGGAACCACAGATAGGGGGAGAACCACAACCAAGTCCTGTCTCAGACGTTGGTCCAACTGAGGAAGCTAGCAACACCGCCGGGCCGTCAAGTCTTGTAATACAAAATGAGGAACAAAGTGACACTACCCGACCATCAACCCCGCCTTCGATTCCCGAGGTAATCAGTTCAGATGTTGATACTAATCTTGACAGGAACAGTGACGACCGTGAAACTAGTGGAGACATACATGATCCATACGAACTGCCCCCACGGAGAACAAGAGGGGTACCTCCTAGACGATACTCACCAGATTGGAAAGGGAGAAAGGCAAAATACGCAGTTTCCAATATTGCGCAGGGTCACTTATCAGAAATGGCCCGGGCCTTCGAGATGGCtttatatgaggaagaagacatcCCACAATCATTTGAGGAGGCAAGCAAacacaaacactggagagaagctatgaagaaagaaatagacGCTCTAGTCAAGAATggcacatgggagaaatgtacGCTGCCCAAAGGAAAAAAACCAGTTGGATGCCGgtggatattcaccataaaaagaagagcagatggttcaatcgagagatacaaggcgagaCTCGTGGCAAAAGGATACACCCAAGTATATGGGGTAGATTATGAAGAGACATTCTCTCCTGTGGCTAAAATGGAGACTGTGCGAACACTGCTATCTGTTGCGGCATGCAAAGACTGGAatctacaccagtttgatgtgactaaCGCCTTCCTCCATGGAGAACTGGAAGAGAACAAGGAAGTATACATGGAGGTTCCACCAGGTTTTTCTGGAGAATTTGGAGATGGAGAGATATGTCGGCTGCGGAAGACCTTGTATGGGTTGAAACAGTCCCCACGGGTCTGGTTCGGCAGGTTCTGCCAAGCCATGCTCAAGCATGGATTTCAACAAAGTCAGTCTgatcacacactcttcacaaaaAGAAGAGACAACAAGGTAACTTGTCTGCttatctacgttgatgatatgattatcacaggaGATGACATAGAAGAGATCCAGAGGTTGAAGGAGAATTTGTTCAAAGAATTCGCGATGAAAGATTTAGGAGCACTAAAATACTTCTTGGGGATAGAAGTGTTGCGATCTAAacacggaatattcctaaggcaGAAAAAATATGTTCTAGATCTATTGGCGGAAACAGGTCTCCTTGAATGTAAGCCCGCAGACACTCCAATGGTCCCTAACCATGGTCTGAAGATAGAGGAAGGAGCAGAGCTCGCTGACAGAGAGAGATATCAACGGCTTGTCGGAAAACTTATCTATCTCTCACACACCAGACCCGACATTGCATACGCCGTGGGTattgtaagtcagttcatgcacctaCCTCAAGCGAGTCACATGGAAGCTGCATTGAGGATCGTGCGGTATTTAAAAGGAACTGTAGGATATAGGGTGTTCCTAGCAAAGAGAGAAGACTTGGAGATTGATGGATACaccgatgctgactgggcaagcaaCCCGGTGGATAGAAAATCTACTGGAGGCTACTTTACTTTCATAGGGGGAAATTTGGTTACTTGGAGGAGTAAGAAACAGAAGGTTGTAGCTCTATCTagtgccgaggcagagttccgaggaatgaagagtggactcatggaaatcCTGTGGCTCAGGAGACTGCTCACAGAAATTGGCTTCCCACCTACTCGGAAGAGTCAGTTGTTCTGTGACAACAAAGCTGCCATTAGCATCTCAGAAAATCCAGTCCAACACGATAGAACAAAACATGTGGAAGTtgatcgacatttcatcaaagaGAAACTAGACGGAGGCATCATTGAATTCCCGTTCATCCGCTCAGAAGAACAATTGGCAGACATACTCACCAAAGCTGTTAACCCAAGTTTGTTCAAAGAAGTGTTGACCAAGTTAAGCATTGGAGATACccttgctcaacttgagggggagtgtcaaaagTAACAAATCAAGCGTACCAAATCAAGCATGattagaggagaatatatttgatTGATATGAAATAAATGTGTAATACATAGTCTAGAATTAGATTGATCTATTACCTTATTTACATTGTACAATCTCCCTATAAATTGGGGAGAGAACCGAGAGCTAATCAATGAAGATATACAATTCTCTTCTCTCAAAAGCTTCTAATATGCATCGCCTTTTCAagtctctcgattaccatcgttaagaaTAGGAAACTAGAGCTACATTTTACTAGAAAGATAATCATATATTACCTCTTGAAAAGAACTTGGAGATGTCATTCCACAGTTGGGGTTCTTTAGAACCGGGAATTTCCACCTCATGGAATCTTCGCAGCTGTTTAGCAATTTCTACTACAAGCTCTGGTTTTCGCATATCTAAAAAGAGAAGGTTAGTGTTAACCTGGAGTGAAAGAACACCATCAAAAGGAGAAGATTTATCCAAGAGAGGTAATGCCTATTTCTGATAGATGGGTGGTCCAAGGTGCTTACCTGATGGAGTAAGTGTACGTGCATCAATAAACGATTGCACCATTccattcccaaaaacacctagTAACTTGGCACCAAATCCAGTAGCCGAGAGGTATGGGATAGCCTAAAGATAATATGAGGATTCATATATAATTTGACTTAACTAAAATGGAAAGGAATTATACACAGTAGGTTTTAAGTAAAGGAGGACGATAATGTGCGGTTTCACTCATTCTAGTCATTGCAAGTTTAGTGAAGTAATTAACGAAAATATCTTTTTTCAGAAATACCATAGCGTACCTGCAGTTCCCTTCGGTGATCAATAACATATTCAGTATTTGGACCATATAATCTGACTGTCGTACTAACAGAATTTCCATCTTTTTCTCTGACAGACACCTTGAGCACTGTCGAAACAGAAGAAAATTCAAGATTCTTTTTAAGACACCATTTTCCAAAAGAAGCAGCTCGATGAGATTTCTTCAACTACACATGTACTTGTGAAATACCTAACTCTTCAAGCTCCACTAAGAAGAGTAAACATTGTTATTGGAAGAGAAAAAGATACGCACACAGATTTGTGATGCCGCCAGATACTGTTTCAAGGGAGAAATCCGACTCATCCAAATTCGACCATTGTTTGAATAAATCTCTGAAAAGCTCCCTGCCAAGAACCATTCACTCAAAAGGGTAAGTGAAATGAATCACAAGATTCACAACCAGATAAcagttaaataaaatgataactcACATCTTTCGACTCTATAATCTTTGGTTGATTTAGATTGATTTCTTCCTTTCTTGAATAGACTATAATTGTAGTCTTGAATATTTTCTCATATATCAATCTTTTCTTCATTCCAACCACACACTATGGTGTCTTGgttcatatttataaattatgatGACTACAGTCGACGAAGTAACACATAATCAAAAGATGAAAGATAACAGCGTATAAATTTAGTCATTAACTAGCGCCTCTCTGCAGCTCAATCACACAATCATTCAACAATACAAACAAAGCAACAATGTTCTCAAACTTGAGCTACAAATACATGAAGCTAATGCAGCATACGGCGTTCTTACAGCTATAACACACACCAAAACCTCCGCGTTGAGCTCATTCCAAAACGGATGCaacaaagaaaaacataaaTGCAAGGAAGAGCCAAAAATACTGACACGATGCGAGGCTTCATTTCCGGTAGAGAGAGGGAGTGGTCGATGGCGCGAGAGGACGACGGAATGTCTGAGCTATGCGTCCCCGCCACTTCCGTCGCGTTCCAAATCTTCTCCGCCGCCCCCATTGATGAAGAAGAATCGCAAAATCGAACAGTGGCGGTGAATTGAGCAAGCTGAACTCGACGACGATAAAggaatttaatataatttccaaaaaaaaaaatcctcgATTCTGCcaaaatcaaatgaataatGCAACCCGGgaaggcggttttgattttgtttttcgGTTTAATATCTATCTGCATCAATACCTAATTTTGGAATGACTGAAATACCCTGGGTTAATTTTGACTCTTGACTTAAATTAGCTCTTTCGAAAACCCCCAAATTCAGAAACTCTCAGCTCGCCGCCGTCTCAGCCGTGTCTGCTCTACGCCGCCGCCGTCTGTCTTGAAACTGTATTTCTCTCATTCGCATTTATACTATTATCTGATTATTCGTTTATGTGAATACAATTTTCATTTGGTTTTCAGTTTTAGCTGATTTCTGATTCTCATTTAGACTGTTTAACTAGAATTGAATTCTGTATTCCAATCTCATTTAGACTTTCTAACCAAAATTGAATTCTGTAGTGGAAAACTTATGTAACGATTCACTTCAAAGAGTGAATTTAACCCGacctttaaaatttatgtttatttatccAATGAAAAAGCCGATGAAGTTCTTTGCTATCACCAGCTAAATGTAGACTTGAATTTACCTTTGAAAATtgttatgtatttttaaataattaaaaactgaaaatCGAAATATAATGTGTATTTACCGATTGCTAttaatcttttaaaaataaagaattttgACAGACATTTTCCTCCGAAATCCAAAAGGAAATCCCCATTTTTTCTGGTATCACAAAACCAAATCCCTAACTCTCTCACTCCCTTTCTTCTCTGGCGAGAATTTGCGCCTCCCTTTCGGCCGACGCCTAACCGCTCGCCCTCAGCTCGGTCCAGCGACTCGATACTACTAGAGTACCTACCGACTCGCTCAACTCAGCATCTTTTCCcccttttatttgatttatttatttatttattttatctgCCAAATTTCAATCCGTTGTTTACTGCTCGAATCTACATTTGATGGAAAGGTTATATGTGCTTTTTAGCTTGAGTTTAGTATTGTACTTTTGGTAATTAGTTATCTGTTATGCACAAATTTCCACTTATCAGTTGAGAAATAGTAGCAAACAGTGAAGCTGTGAAGTGATATGATGTTGTGTGATAGCGGGAATGCCAATTTTCTGGTCATTTGTTGATTGGAATGTGATGAATCTAGTGAATCTAGTGGATCGTAGTTTTTTGTGGATAAGATATCAAATTTGAGGATTTAATGCAACCCGGGAAGgtggttttgattttgtttttcgGTTTTCCTTTCAGTTTCATACTATATCTGTTTCAATACCTAACATTTGGAATGACATAAATGCCCCTGGATTAGGCGCCACTGATTTGACTTTTGACTTAAATTAGCTCTTATGAAACTCTATTTCTCTCATTCGCATTTATGCTATTAGCTGATTATTCGTTTATGTGAATACAATTTTCATTTTGGTTTTCAGTTTTGGCTGTTATCTGATTCTCATTTAGATTTTCTAACTAGAATTGAATTCTATTCCAATCTCTCTTGCTTACAAACGGAGAATTGCAATTCTGTATTCCAACTTAAATGTCTGCGACATTATATTAGTTAGAGATCTAGTAGAAATGTGAAAGGGCCAGCAGTAATTTACTCCAACCTAGATTATATGATCCTCCCATAATATGAACACGCAGTTATGTTTTTAGGAAATATACTGAACTGAAGTAATATAAAAAGCATTACTCGTATGTCGTGataattttttgtttggttCTTATATACGTAATGTCAGAAGATACCCTTTGCCTATGCGTAAATCAGGCATGTCTTTCTATTTTAGTTGGTGAGAAAGGTTTTCTTATGTGCATTGCTCATACCTGGTTGGCTGGTTTTGCAATAGGTGAAAATGTTCAAAGTATTATGTTGGAAACCGGCTTATAGGCAACTCTCTGCAGTTACTGTTTCTCCCCAATTCAATTTGTGGGTGAGTTCTTTCTCATAATTTAATTCTATGAAATTTGATTATGTTCTTGGTTATTTATTTGTTGTATATTGACCAAGCTTCTCTTTGATATTTTTGCAGAGAGGAATGCATAGTAGGTCTAAGAAGGCAATGGAGCTCATAGCCAAAGGATATAGTGCCTTGCAGGAAGTTGACAGAGTTATTGACTATTGTGAGCGTGGTGATCAGCGTCTCCTCCCTTTGCTTAGGGTAATTTTCATGCTTGAATGAAAATAACACGATCTGAATTGGTAATCTCATTTTGTTAAGAGCGTGTTATTTGTGTTGCATTTGTTAAAACATTTGTATAAGGACAATGGGGCTATGGATGTGCTTTCTAGTTCATTGCTCACCTTAAGCTAGGTTAATGTCGTAGTGTGGTGTAATTGTGTTGATAAATGTCTGCTTATGGTACTAATATTATATCATGGTGATCTTCTGGTTGTGGTAGTAGTAATACTACCTCTGTCTCATAATACAATCATGTTTCTCTTTAGGATGACCGGTGTTTTTGTTAAAGAAACCTGATGTGttgtttattactccctccgtccgcg is part of the Salvia splendens isolate huo1 chromosome 22, SspV2, whole genome shotgun sequence genome and encodes:
- the LOC121787178 gene encoding probable ethanolamine kinase isoform X1, whose protein sequence is MGAAEKIWNATEVAGTHSSDIPSSSRAIDHSLSLPEMKPRIVELFRDLFKQWSNLDESDFSLETVSGGITNLLLKVSVREKDGNSVSTTVRLYGPNTEYVIDHRRELQAIPYLSATGFGAKLLGVFGNGMVQSFIDARTLTPSDMRKPELVVEIAKQLRRFHEVEIPGSKEPQLWNDISKFFSRALTLKFDESEKQKKYEMVSFEEINQEINGLKEMTDRFDAPVVYCHNDLLSGNLMLNDNDGKLYFIDFEYGSYNYRGFDIGNHFNEYAGYDCDYNLYPRQDEQFFFFRNYLSPDRPHELQVSKEAISALYAETNLYMLASHLYWALWALIQAKMSPIDFDYLSYFFLCYNEYKKQKEKCFSLAHSYFQSR
- the LOC121787178 gene encoding probable ethanolamine kinase isoform X2, producing MGAAEKIWNATEVAGTHSSDIPSSSRAIDHSLSLPEMKPRIVELFRDLFKQWSNLDESDFSLETVSGGITNLLLKVSVREKDGNSVSTTVRLYGPNTEYVIDHRRELQAIPYLSATGFGAKLLGVFGNGMVQSFIDARTLTPSDMRKPELVVEIAKQLRRFHEVEIPGSKEPQLWNDISKFFSRALTLKFDESEKQKKYEMVSFEEINQEINGLKEMTDRFDAPVVYCHNDLLSGNLMLNDNDGKLYFIDFEYGSYNYRGFDIGNHFNEYAGYDCDYNLYPRQDEQFFFFRNYLSPDRPHEVSKEAISALYAETNLYMLASHLYWALWALIQAKMSPIDFDYLSYFFLCYNEYKKQKEKCFSLAHSYFQSR